Part of the Lolium rigidum isolate FL_2022 chromosome 6, APGP_CSIRO_Lrig_0.1, whole genome shotgun sequence genome, ccagctccagtgctattcggatgctacgtgggcgagtgatcctacggatcgtcgttcgctttcgcttactgtgtgtttctaggtggttcgcttgttgcttggaagacgaagaaacaggtcgcagtttcccgttcgagtgttgaggctgagttgcgggctatggctttgttgattgctgaggtgacttggttacggtggttgcttgcagattttggggtttctgttacgacacccactccacttttgtctgacgagtacaggtgctatcggtattgcacgtgatccggtcaagcatgagctgaccaagcatatcggtgttgatgctttttacacacgtgcacaggtccaggatgatgttgttgcggtttattatgtgccttcagatttgcagttggcggatttctttacgaaggcacagactcgagcgcagcatgatttcttactctccaaactcagtgttgtggatccaccatgagtttgcggggggtgttagatgtatatatttgtctattgtagtttccccatatgttagggggttttctgcatatgtgcacctgtacatgtactatatattgtggcctttggccccctgataatacaacaagcatattgccctaacacaaGTCACCTTGAATAACTAATAGTATAATACGCTACTTTGTGAGTTCAATGTCAACTACTGGATAGAATGGGATTGGGTGCACTAAGCCATGCTGCAGGGATATGAGCAAACCGAAACAAGTGAGAGCTTTCCAAATATACCATGGCATATACCTTAAGTTTGTTTTTTTGAATCTTGAATATTCCTTAAGTCGAAACTCTATGTTATACTCATCATCTATTGGGCTATTGGCACACTACAATGATGGCATAAGAAAGTACTAACCTTCGGATAGGAAATCATGAGATCAAGACTGTGGATGTCCACAAAGCGCTGTAAAAGGGTCATGCCATAGTGGTCGTTTTCAAAAGCCTCATCTTCTCCATCTAGAATATAAAGCTGGATGCCCAGACTTTCGAGATGTATCACCTTGTCAAGCTGGATAGAATTTGGATGATAATAATTCATCCAGTCGAGCGACGTCAGCTGAGGGGCAGAGATGTTGGCGACCGATAGCTCTGGATTCAGAGTATCGGTAAAGCAGTTGCTCACTTTTAACCTAATGAGTGCCGGTGCCACGACAGTGAGCTCCTGTAAGCGAACCAGATCCAGCAGCTCCACACGTACAAGAGTTTCCGAGTGGATGTTGATGCTGTCCAGACCCCGGGCATCGCCGACGCGGAGGGACTCCAAGGACGGGCACCGCTGCGGGGAGAGAAGATCGTCGAGCCCGGACTGGCCCTGCAGCCGGATGCCGATCAGCTGCAGCTCTTTGAGCCGGGCGAATACCCCGGAAGGCGGCAGGGCGAGGCCAAGAGATCCAAGATTGAGCACGATGCAGGTGGCCTTCTCGAAGCAAGGCAGATCAATGGCGCATCTTTCCTCGGCCTGGGTCTCGGCCTCCCGCCGAACCTCGACGTGTATGTCGCCAGAGAGGCTGCGCGCGGCGACATGGAGCCAAGCCAACATGGATTCTGGAGACGGGTCGTCGGTGAGCGCGATGAGGAGGGTTAGGTCCGGCGCCTCATGGGCTGCAAGCGCGGTGCACCCAAATTTcaaacttgtaatatataattaAATTTTAATGAAATCTATTTTcgtgcacttttatatatttgggtgtgtgtttggggatgcggctggagagcgacgtccccaaacacgACATGAAGAAGACGCGTCCTCCAAAGACTCGATCCAGCATCCTTTAGGGGACGATTTGGCGGATGCGGTTAGAGATGGGATTTTTTAGACAAACTAAATATTTTATTGTAGTTTCATTTCATGTCATTCAGGATCGATGAATgaattgttagatgtatatatttgtatattgtagttttcccatatgttagggggcttcatgCATATTTGCACGTGTacctgtactatatattgtggcctttggccccctggtaatacaagctGTCTATTACCCTAACATGGTATTAGAGCCAAAATTGATCCGTCCGTAATagctctccggccgccgcccagcTCTCCGGCCGCCGCTCTTCTCCGGACGCCGCCCGGCTTCCGCTCTTCTCCGgtcgccgcccgccgcctcctcccggccCGTTGGCCGCCGCCTCCTGGCCTATATTTATGGTATGAGCCGTTAATCCTGTAACCCAACAAATATCTTAACAATGGTTTCTAGTGTATCCCACATTTGTTAAAACTTAACATGTATAGTAAgtttattacatcattattt contains:
- the LOC124664810 gene encoding uncharacterized protein LOC124664810 — protein: MLAWLHVAARSLSGDIHVEVRREAETQAEERCAIDLPCFEKATCIVLNLGSLGLALPPSGVFARLKELQLIGIRLQGQSGLDDLLSPQRCPSLESLRVGDARGLDSINIHSETLVRVELLDLVRLQELTVVAPALIRLKVSNCFTDTLNPELSVANISAPQLTSLDWMNYYHPNSIQLDKVIHLESLGIQLYILDGEDEAFENDHYGMTLLQRFVDIHSLDLMISYPKDICTVPYLMEHMPKFPYVTLVALGVVGYGHSFASSLFAVLRRCTGVKELELDFVPEIQLEHLLLPLHPALRLPLAVSSAGS